A window from Salvia miltiorrhiza cultivar Shanhuang (shh) chromosome 2, IMPLAD_Smil_shh, whole genome shotgun sequence encodes these proteins:
- the LOC131008021 gene encoding uncharacterized protein LOC131008021 — protein sequence MGGNIARKTAAELKEIFKTLAKSSQQKSVRGKRVEASSVTQQFELQKQVADLVRQVEHLKMGKMDTPPVPVQNSAMQHAALPNVEPCGICGDFSHGANECHRMGEFTPEGQAEVYAAQGFQGYNQGPSRPGFVQNYNQGQSRPQNYNQGQNGNNGWRGQQPYAPQQNFSQQYPPRYQQQGNFQPAQQHAQPQKSSLEDTLQQQQQPGKFHGQPLQTHQALAITALEEQTWIPEQAWIPEKTRIPELTWMPEPTTVLEQKKVTALPSPALPSAALPSPALSNAALQSPMQPSSPLPESEQPRSPLPESEQPSSPLPESEQPSALQNLTLQNPAMQEPAIPSLALQHPAMRSSAMQNPAPQSAALPRAALQWSVMPNPVLQNYGMRKAPKLIRTPELSRAQELRRAPELIRRPELTLHKSTTPYRPPKISDHVEEVGNFSANSLLPALSSTPALTSPALTTPPTMTKDTSAAHLLPVLTSPALPIQPAVMSTGPDEEKETPILRSVALSQNKEGVLPKDVFDPGVASLRRISEERVIA from the exons atgg gaggtaacatagctagGAAGACTGCAGCAGAGCTGAAGGAGATATTCAAGACCTTAGCCAAGAGCTCACAACAGAAATCGGTCCGTGGGAAAAGAGTTGAGGCCAGCTCTGTGACGCAACagtttgagctgcagaagcaagtagctgATCTTGTGAGACAAGTGGAGCATCTTAAGATGGGTAAGATGGACACACCTCCCGTCCCGGTGCAGAATTCAGCTATGCAGCATGCAGCGCTGCCAAATGTTGAGCCTTGTggaatatgtggagatttcagccatggagctaatgagtgtCACAGAATGGGCGAGTTCACTCCGGAGGGTCAAGCTGaagtctatgcggcacaaggatttcaaggcTACAATCAAGGGCCAAGCAGACCTGGCTTCGTGCAAAACTACAATCAAGGGCAGAGCAGACCACAGAattataatcaagggcagaacGGCAATAATGGATGGAGAGGACAGCAGCCCTATGCACCGCAGCAAAATTTTTCCCAACAATATCCACCGAGGTATCaacagcaagggaattttcagcctgCGCAGCAACACGCTCAGCCCCAGAAgtcatcacttgaagatacgttgcaa cagcagcagcagccgggAAAATTTCATGGTCAACCTCTGCAAACTCACCAAGCTTTAGCTATCACTGCTCTCGAAGAGCAGACTTGGATACCGGAACAAGCATGGATTCCAGAGAAGACCAGGATACCAGAGCTGACGTGGATGCCTGAACCAACCACGGTACTAGAGCAGAAGAAGGTAACCGCGCTGCCCAGCCCAGCCTTACCGAGTGCCGCGCTGCCCAGCCCAGCTTTGTCGAATGCAGCACTGCAGAGTCCAATGCAGCCGAGCTCTCCTCTGCCAGAGTCAGAGCAGCCGAGATCCCCTCTGCCAGAGTCAGAGCAGCCGAGCTCTCCTCTGCCAGAGTCAGAGCAACCTTCAGCACTGCAGAATCTAACACTTCAGAATCCAGCTATGCAGGAGCCAGCTATACCAAGTCTAGCTCTGCAGCATCCTGCCATGCGTAGTTCAGCTATGCAAAATCCGGCCCCGCAGAGTGCAGCCTTGCCAAGGGCAGCATTGCAATGGTCAGTCATGCCAAATCCAGTTCTGCAAAACTATGGCATGAGAAAGGCACCTAAGCTGATAAGGACGCCAGAGCTAAGCAGAGCACAGGAGCTGAGACGagcgccagagttgataaggcgGCCAGAGCTAACTCTCCACAAGTCCACTACGCCGTATCGACCACCGAAA ATTTCTGACCATGTGGAAGAAGTGGGAAATTTCAGCGCTAACAGTCTTCTGCCAGCTCTATCCAGCactccagctctgacgagcCCAGCTCTGACTACTCCGCCAACTATGACGAAGGACACTAGCGCTGCACATCTTTTGCCAGTTCTGACGAGCCCAGCGCTGCCCATCCAGCCTGCTGTGATGAGCACTGGTCCGGACGAAGAAAAGGAGACGCCGATTCTCAGATCGGTAGCGCTGTCCCAGAATAAAGAAGGTGTGTTGCCAAAGGACGTGTTTGACCCTGGTGTCGCCAGTCTAAGGAGAATTTCAGAGGAGAGGGTCATCGCATGA